TTCTCGAGTTTTTAATTTATGCAGGAGGATATTTTAAGTTTCTAACTTGCCTGTGCTACAATTCTATTTATATACTTCTTAAACTTGCAGGAGCGTATCCAAATGATCTACTCAAAGAACGATTCTTTTCATTTTTCTTTAAGGGGAAAGAGGAAAGTGAAATAAAGGGGCTGGGTAAGAAGTTTGCAAGCAAAGAACTTCCAAATCAAATTTACGATGCCGCTAAATTCTTATTGGACTGGCATTTAAAGGAAGATCATGAAGTCGTTATTTTAACGGCCTCTTCATCCATTTGGCTAGGGCCTTGGGCAAAAGCAAATGGTTTTAATTTTATAGGAACTACTTTTGAATCCATAAATGGGAAGTTGACTGGGAAAATAAAAGGGAAGAATTGCTACGGAGCTGAAAAACTAAATAGAATTAAGCATTTGCTTGAAGAGTACCCTTTTAACTTGAGGTATGCTTATGGAGATAGCAAGTCAGATCAATACTACTTGGACATTGCTAAGCATAGCTTTCTGTTTCCATTAACAGAGAAAAATGTTAGAAAAAAAATACCCTACTTTCCGAAAAAAATAACAATAACTAAAACATAGAAAATAGTTACGAATGAATCCATCTTTTAAAATTCAAGGCAGAAGCATTGGTTATGATTTTCCTCCACTGGTAATAGCCGAAATTGGGATTAATCATGAAGGTTCGCTGCAAGTAGCCAAGGAAATGGTTGATGCAGCACAAAGGGCTGGAGCCGAAATGGTAAAGCATCAAACGCATATTGTGGAGGATGAAATGTCAAGTTCAGCTAAAAAGACGATTCCCGGCAATGCGAAAGAAAGTATCTATGAGATCATGGAGCGTTGTGCCTTAAATGAAGAAGATGAGTTGGCTTTAAAAGAATATGTAGAGTCAAAAGGAATGATTTTTATTAGTACCCCATTCAGTAGGGCTGCTGCAGATCGATTGATCAAGTGGGGTGTTCCTGCTTTCAAAATCGGTTCCGGAGAATGTAATAATTACCCCTTATTGGAACATATTGCTTCTTTTGGAAAACCCATCATTATGAGCACAGGGATGAATACCATTGAGAGTATTCAAAAAGCGGTTGCGATTTTAGAAAAACATAAGGTTCCTTATGCTTTACTTCATACCACTAATTTATATCCCACTCCCAACCACTTGGTAAGACTAGGTGCTATGGTGGAGGTACAGAATGCTTTTCCAAATGCCGTAGTCGGGCTTAGTGATCATACCCTATCCAACCATGCATGTTTTGGAGCAGTAGCTCTAGGAGCCTCTATTTTGGAGCGGCATTTCACTGACCACATGGAAAGAAAAGGACCTGATATTGTGTGCTCAATGGATGAAAAAGCTTGCGAGGAACTGATCGAAGGCTCTAAAATCATTCAATTACAAAGAGGAGGGAAAAAAGGACCTGCCGATGAGGAAAAAGTGACTATTGATTTTGCTTTTGCCACCATTTGCACCATCAAGCCAGTTCAAAAAGGAGAAAAATTTACCAAAGACAATATTTGGGTAAAAAGACCTGGTAAAGGAGGGATTTTAGCGGAGTTTTATGATGAAGTTCTTGGGAAAACAGCTACAGAGGATATTGCAGTGGATACTCAAGTAGGTTGGGAAAATGTCGGAAAATAAAAAAATAGTCTTCCTTACCGGGACAAGAGCAGATTTTGGGAAACTAAAATCTCTGATTGAAATCACTAGGAATGAACCAGGCTTTGAGGTTCATATTTTCGTGACAGGGATGCATATGCTTCCCGAATACGGGTATACTTTGAAAGAAGTGGAGAAATGTGGTTACGCTAATATTTACCCTTTTGTGAATCATACCCATGAGCAAACCATGGATTTGAGTTTGGCAAGAACAGTGGAAGGATTTAGTAATTATGTCCGCAGTTTAAGCCCAGACTTGA
Above is a window of Algoriphagus machipongonensis DNA encoding:
- a CDS encoding HAD-IB family hydrolase, translating into MSKKAVAFFDFDGTISHKDSFLEFLIYAGGYFKFLTCLCYNSIYILLKLAGAYPNDLLKERFFSFFFKGKEESEIKGLGKKFASKELPNQIYDAAKFLLDWHLKEDHEVVILTASSSIWLGPWAKANGFNFIGTTFESINGKLTGKIKGKNCYGAEKLNRIKHLLEEYPFNLRYAYGDSKSDQYYLDIAKHSFLFPLTEKNVRKKIPYFPKKITITKT
- a CDS encoding N-acetylneuraminate synthase family protein, translating into MNPSFKIQGRSIGYDFPPLVIAEIGINHEGSLQVAKEMVDAAQRAGAEMVKHQTHIVEDEMSSSAKKTIPGNAKESIYEIMERCALNEEDELALKEYVESKGMIFISTPFSRAAADRLIKWGVPAFKIGSGECNNYPLLEHIASFGKPIIMSTGMNTIESIQKAVAILEKHKVPYALLHTTNLYPTPNHLVRLGAMVEVQNAFPNAVVGLSDHTLSNHACFGAVALGASILERHFTDHMERKGPDIVCSMDEKACEELIEGSKIIQLQRGGKKGPADEEKVTIDFAFATICTIKPVQKGEKFTKDNIWVKRPGKGGILAEFYDEVLGKTATEDIAVDTQVGWENVGK